A window of the Streptomyces griseochromogenes genome harbors these coding sequences:
- a CDS encoding PQQ-dependent sugar dehydrogenase — MQRRAVTAVLAATALVLTAGCASRGGGSPTGGGTTAPGTGPAARATESAAPAKGSVKVLRTVAEGLKTPWGLAELPGGGLLVSSRDEGTITRIDPKTGTKTELGSVSGVSPAGEGGLLGIALSPGYSSDHMIYAYFTSASDNRVVRMLYDERKPAGEQLGAPDTVFKGIPKGRIHNGGRIAFGPDGMLYAGTGESGERGLAQDTKSLGGKILRMTPEGEPAPGNPFPGSAVYSYGHRNVQGLAWDTRQRLFASEFGQDTWDELNAIVPGGDYGWPEAEGRSSHAGFRNPIAQWHTDDASPSGIAYVDGVIWMAALKGQRLWRIPLRGTAASAAPQAFLTGDYGRLRTVAPAGGGKVWLVTSNTDGRGAPKKGDDRVLEAEVK, encoded by the coding sequence GTGCAACGTCGAGCTGTGACGGCCGTACTGGCCGCGACCGCGCTCGTACTGACGGCCGGCTGCGCCTCGCGCGGCGGGGGTTCGCCGACCGGCGGCGGGACCACGGCCCCGGGCACCGGCCCCGCCGCGCGGGCCACCGAGTCGGCCGCGCCGGCCAAGGGATCGGTGAAGGTGCTGCGCACGGTGGCCGAGGGCCTGAAGACGCCGTGGGGGCTGGCCGAACTGCCGGGCGGCGGGCTGCTGGTCTCCTCCCGTGACGAGGGGACGATCACCCGGATCGACCCGAAGACGGGCACGAAGACCGAGCTGGGCAGTGTCTCCGGGGTCTCCCCGGCCGGCGAGGGCGGCCTGCTGGGCATCGCCCTGTCGCCCGGCTACTCCTCCGACCACATGATCTACGCCTACTTCACCTCCGCCTCGGACAACCGCGTCGTCCGGATGCTGTACGACGAGCGGAAGCCGGCGGGTGAGCAGCTGGGCGCCCCGGACACGGTCTTCAAGGGCATCCCCAAGGGGCGCATCCACAACGGCGGCCGCATCGCCTTCGGCCCGGACGGAATGCTCTACGCGGGCACGGGCGAGAGCGGCGAGCGGGGCCTGGCCCAGGACACGAAGTCCCTGGGCGGCAAGATCCTGCGGATGACCCCGGAGGGCGAGCCGGCCCCGGGCAACCCGTTCCCCGGCTCCGCGGTGTACTCGTACGGCCACCGGAACGTGCAGGGCCTGGCCTGGGACACCCGGCAGCGCCTGTTCGCCTCCGAGTTCGGCCAGGACACCTGGGACGAGCTGAACGCGATCGTGCCGGGCGGCGATTACGGCTGGCCCGAGGCCGAGGGCCGGTCCTCCCACGCCGGCTTCCGCAATCCGATCGCCCAGTGGCACACCGACGACGCCTCCCCCAGCGGTATCGCCTACGTCGACGGCGTGATCTGGATGGCGGCTCTGAAGGGACAGCGGCTGTGGCGCATCCCGCTGCGGGGCACCGCGGCCTCGGCGGCCCCGCAGGCCTTCCTCACCGGCGACTACGGCCGTCTGCGCACGGTGGCCCCGGCGGGCGGCGGCAAGGTCTGGCTGGTGACGAGCAACACGGACGGCAGGGGTGCGCCGAAGAAGGGGGACGACCGGGTGCTGGAGGCGGAGGTGAAGTAG
- a CDS encoding aldo/keto reductase, whose translation MERRTIGAGGLAVGAVGLGCMPMSWAYSGSRQRGEESVRTVHRALDLGSNLLDTADMYGPFTNELLLGRVLKERRAEAFVSTKVGLLVGEQHIVANGRPGYVKRACDASLRRLQTDVIDLYQLHRADPEVPIEETWGAMAELVRAGKVRALGLCAVGARGGRRSGTRLHDATLRQLQRAQQVFPVSAVQAELSVWSPEALEALLPWCEARGVGFLAAMPLGNGFLTGTLTPGEGFEPDDLRARHPRFTAEMMAANQPIVAGLRRVARRHGEEVTPAQVALAWVLAQGRHVVPVPGTKRYRWATENADAVDVRLTARDLTALAELPPARGSWD comes from the coding sequence GTGGAGCGCAGGACGATCGGCGCGGGGGGACTCGCGGTGGGGGCCGTCGGACTCGGGTGCATGCCGATGAGCTGGGCGTACAGCGGGTCGAGGCAGCGGGGCGAGGAGTCGGTCAGGACCGTGCACCGGGCGCTGGACCTGGGCTCGAACCTCCTGGACACGGCGGACATGTACGGTCCGTTCACCAACGAGCTGCTGCTGGGCCGGGTGCTGAAGGAGCGGCGCGCGGAGGCCTTCGTGTCGACGAAGGTGGGGCTGCTCGTGGGAGAGCAGCACATCGTGGCCAACGGCCGTCCGGGATATGTGAAGCGGGCCTGCGACGCCTCGCTGCGACGCCTGCAGACGGACGTGATCGACCTCTACCAGTTGCACCGCGCCGACCCCGAGGTCCCGATCGAGGAGACGTGGGGCGCGATGGCCGAGCTGGTGCGGGCCGGAAAGGTGCGGGCGCTGGGGCTCTGTGCGGTGGGCGCGCGGGGCGGACGCCGGTCCGGCACCCGGCTGCACGACGCGACGCTGCGCCAGCTGCAGCGGGCGCAGCAGGTCTTCCCGGTGAGTGCGGTGCAGGCCGAGCTGTCGGTGTGGTCGCCGGAGGCCCTGGAGGCGCTGCTGCCGTGGTGCGAGGCGCGGGGCGTGGGCTTCCTGGCCGCGATGCCCCTGGGCAACGGCTTCCTGACCGGCACGCTCACTCCGGGCGAGGGGTTCGAACCCGACGACCTGCGCGCCCGCCATCCGCGCTTCACGGCCGAGATGATGGCCGCCAATCAGCCGATCGTCGCGGGTCTGCGACGGGTGGCACGCCGCCACGGGGAGGAGGTCACCCCCGCCCAGGTGGCTCTGGCATGGGTACTCGCCCAGGGCAGACATGTCGTCCCGGTGCCCGGTACCAAGCGGTACCGGTGGGCGACCGAGAACGCGGACGCGGTGGACGTACGGCTGACCGCGCGGGACCTGACGGCGCTCGCCGAGCTGCCGCCCGCGCGGGGCTCGTGGGACTGA
- a CDS encoding 2-hydroxyacid dehydrogenase yields MTADIWLPIAPQEIEGLPEGPRYLFWDGGEEFPGDPGACVFYAVPYMKPVRVSVRPLPAMGAVQVVQTLSAGVDHVQPGLKYLRPGVRLCNARGVHETSTAELTLTLILASLRGVPDFVRAQDRGEWLGGFRPALADKTALIVGYGSIGAAIEDRLAPFELTRVARVARSGRTTARGPVHPLTELPSLLPDADIVILCTPLTESTRGLVSGDFLGRMKDGALLVNVARGPVVDTKALLAELESGRITAALDVTDPEPLPPGHPLWQTPGVLISPHVGGPTSAFMPRAKRLLVDQLNRFVNHEPLRNVILTTEENGA; encoded by the coding sequence ATGACCGCAGACATATGGCTTCCCATCGCGCCGCAGGAGATCGAGGGGCTTCCCGAGGGGCCCCGGTACCTGTTCTGGGACGGCGGCGAGGAGTTCCCCGGCGACCCGGGCGCCTGCGTCTTCTACGCCGTGCCGTACATGAAGCCGGTCCGGGTGAGCGTGCGCCCGCTGCCCGCGATGGGCGCGGTCCAGGTCGTGCAGACGCTGTCGGCCGGCGTCGACCATGTGCAGCCGGGTCTGAAGTACCTGCGCCCGGGGGTGCGGTTGTGCAACGCGCGCGGGGTGCACGAGACGAGCACCGCCGAGCTGACGCTGACGCTGATCCTCGCCTCCCTGCGCGGCGTCCCCGACTTCGTGCGGGCCCAGGACCGGGGGGAGTGGCTCGGCGGGTTCCGCCCGGCGCTCGCCGACAAGACGGCCCTCATCGTCGGCTACGGCTCCATCGGGGCCGCCATCGAGGACCGGCTCGCGCCTTTTGAACTCACGCGGGTGGCGCGCGTCGCGCGCTCAGGGCGCACCACGGCGCGCGGTCCCGTGCACCCGCTCACCGAATTGCCCTCTCTGCTTCCGGACGCCGACATCGTGATCCTGTGCACGCCCTTGACGGAGTCCACCAGAGGCCTGGTCAGCGGTGATTTCCTGGGGCGGATGAAGGACGGCGCGCTGCTCGTGAACGTCGCCCGCGGACCCGTCGTCGACACCAAGGCGCTGCTCGCCGAGCTGGAGAGCGGCCGCATCACCGCGGCACTGGACGTGACGGACCCCGAGCCGCTGCCGCCGGGACATCCCTTGTGGCAGACGCCCGGCGTGCTGATCAGCCCGCATGTGGGCGGTCCCACCTCGGCCTTCATGCCGCGCGCCAAGCGCCTGCTCGTCGACCAGTTGAACCGCTTCG